Genomic DNA from Fusarium oxysporum Fo47 chromosome IX, complete sequence:
CCGGTAGAAAAGAACATAAACGAGGATCGGACAAGCAACAACTCCAATCTTTCCGAGTCTTCTTTTCTGTCTCTGCAGAAATGACAACAAAAAAAGTTCGCCTCCCATAAAAGTCTCGATGCGCCAAACATCATGCTTCTACAACTGATATCTTGCCCATCCTCATAATATTCGAAAAGACAAAACTCCTCGCTGTTTAAATAAGTGTTTTGTAGGTGAAATAAAGAAATTTTTGTGACAAAGAAAATAGAAACCGAAACAAGAAAATGTTGCTCCAAAAAGGGGGAATACAAGGCCGAAAAGAAGCAATCCCAGACTGTCATTCAATGGGTCGTAAAAAAGTGTTTTTGGTAGGCGTATCCTTGCACGGCTTTTGGTAGGTATTGGTTCCATGGAGGTAAGTGTGGCCAAGGGTCGATATTAAAGTCGAGTAATATCCAAGGTGGTATAGAAGAATCAAACAGTGTCCTAGGTCAGTGGGGTTTGTGGCCTCGGTGACATCTCATCCAGGTGAGGTCGTAGTAATAATAGTGGCCGTTATGTCGAAAGCGAGAGATCATTTCTCAAGCCTTAGTAACAGCCTTGAAACGTAGGCATGAAGGGGACCTGTTGATGAAAGGGCACATGGTGCTGAAGCATGGGCACTTGTTGAACGTATTTTACCATATCCCAGATAGGGAAATATGATTTGGGTTGACAAGGAGCCTGCACAGAGACAGGAACGTGAGCCTGTACTGGCATAGGGACCTGCTGGCAGAGCATGGGCTGAGGGGGAACGGCCACTGGCACGGGGACGGGCCCAGAGTACTTCTGGGGCACGAATTCCTGGCTGTGGTAGATGAGTTGATGTTCCTTGGGCTCCTCAGGGTCGAAGGTGTGTGGTGCAAACTCAGGAGGAGTCTGCGGCATCTGGCGTTCCTGTTCAAACTCGTCGTCCAGGTCGTCAATGGTAGAGTCGCTTGATGTGAGCGAACCCTCATCATCCGAGGAGGCAGGCGACAGTGAGTCGTACTCATAGTCGTCGATGATGGCATCCTCGGAGGAAACGTATTCGGTGATGTGGTTTGGTGAGGCCGGAGGTGTCGGTAGAGACGACATAGGCGGCACGGTAAACATAGAGCAGGCCATGATCCTGGTTCGGAGCTCAGAGAGAGTGATCCGCTGCTCGGGGATAGGCTCGAAGATCCGTCCCAAAATGTCGTTCAGTTCATCCGACAATGGGAGGATGGTCTTCAAGAAGTCCTTGGATCCGGCATAGGCACGGTAAGTAGAGTCCTGGAAGGAAGCTTGTTTCCATGGGTTGCGTCCACAGGTGAGGTTGACGAGGATAACTCCAAGGCTCCAGACATCATTGGGGGCGCAAAGGTAGTAAGGCTTCCTAGCAGAGGGGTCCAGGCATTctgaaaagagaggaagaaagtaTGTTAGTTGTCTGTCCCATCCGCGATAACATCAAGATGCAAAAGGGGTGCTTTCAAGGGGAGAAGGGAGGGGGAATAGTATGTACCTGGACTCATGTAGAATGTTGAACCGCATCCGTAGTCCTCGGATCGATCATCAGAAGTAGCAAGACCAAAGTCAGCCAGCTTAACAGTGTCTCCGTGGTCTGTCACCAAGATGTTCTCCGGCTTGAGGTCCCGGTGGTAGATTCCAAGGTTGTGGCAGTGTTCAACAGCATCCAGGATTTGCAGAAAGATATTCCTTGATAGTTCATCCTTACCAACATATTGACCGCGCTCAGTGATattcaagaagagatcgCCCTCAGGGCAGTACTCGAGAATAACATAGATGCAGTCAGGATCATTCACAATCTTGAGCATCTGGACCACGTTGGAGTGTTCCGATGCCTTCCAGTGAAGACGGATCTCTCGTTGTTGGTAGGCAAATTGTCTGGATTCCAGAGGGGTTCCATCGGGATTGAACTTGCTCAAGCACTTGACAGCGTATTTACCTCCGGTCTTGAGATCGACGGCAAGGTACACGACGCCATAGGCGCCAGTTCCAAGGATGTCAGTAAGCTGGAGAGTGCCCTCAAGCACACGGCCTAGCCTGGCCTCCGGGGCGAGAGGGACGCATCGGTTCTGGAAGTGTCGAGAGTGAGGGACCGCAAATGGTTGTTGAACTGTGCACTTAGGATGATCGAATCCTGGAGAGGGCGGAGGGGTTTGGTAACCGAATATGGCATGTTGCTGCATGTTATCTGGTTGGTATCTCACGAAGTAATCCTAGAAACTGGGTTGTATTCTTGAGGTTGAAGTAGATCCTAGGGCCGGCAGAGAGATAATCCAAAACGGCACGGCATACAGCAGCAAGAaaagtaaagagaagaaaatACTGTGTATTTTCCTACGGCCTGTGATGGGATCCTGTTCCAAAGTCCAGTCCGGTCCAGTGTAGTCCAAACGGGTCGTTATTAAAAAGTTCCTTGGGGTGTGGTTGGTGGTTGAAGTAGCTTTGAGGTCCCGATGGCCGAATCAACGGGtcgagaagagagatgagaagaGTTTGTCGGCCTTCCAGGGGAGATATTGTCGAGTGGGAGGTTGAAGAGTTGTTGTTCGACAAGAGTAGACCAGAAGGTCACGTCTGCGAGAGAGTGAGAGAGAAGTTGCCGGAAGGAGTGTCGTGAAAGTGGTGATAGAGGTTCCTCAAACTAGATCCAGCCGAGTTTGGAGATGGGCAGAGACGATAGATAAGTCTCTCTAGcgaacaaggacaaggcgagCGAGACACACACACACCCAAGACCTGACGGTACGTACATGTTCTAGTCGAGCGAACAGCTTCACTCACTCACACTTGAcacatccacatccataCACGCCTCGGGCTTGGGATTGCGTTGCGTGGAGCAGGACCCACCACCTCAATCATACCCTTGTCCAGTTGGAGAGATTAATGAGCATGGGTATGGCCCTGTCTTgggtcttggccttggcctcgTTGTGCGGTAGCGTTAGCGTTGCGTTGCGTAGCGTAGCGTCGCGTTGCGTTAATGCTCTATTCTTGTCTGGGCGTAGAGTGAGAGGGAAGGGGGGCGTCCTTGGCTCATGAGGCGTTGGACAAGTGGCAGGGATTGGACAGAGGACTTGATTTGGTGACGCTGAGCAATATACGAAAAGGCAAGGATCCGTTTAGAAGTGGTTCTCCCTGTGTCACTGCCTCCAGGCCACGTCCTCTCAGGTTCCTCCCAGGCCCACCATCATCTTTTTGGGCTTCTGCTCTGTTCTGTGAGTCTGAGACTCTCACTCATCAGTCTCAGCACTAACGCCATCCATCGGCCCACTGCCACTTGAAGCCTGCCTCGGACCAGTCATAGGTCTCTGGTGGCAGATCTCTAGCA
This window encodes:
- a CDS encoding uncharacterized protein (expressed protein), translating into MTVWDCFFSALYSPFLEQHFLVSVSIFFVTKISLFHLQNTYLNSEEFCLFEYYEDGQDISCRSMMFGASRLLWEANFFCCHFCRDRKEDSERLELLLVRSSFMFFSTGPRKSLCLFAQEFQRIMTVVPLLLVFVMLLLSGRRLSFVIEARRMAMACT
- a CDS encoding kinase-like domain-containing protein — its product is MQQHAIFGYQTPPPSPGFDHPKCTVQQPFAVPHSRHFQNRCVPLAPEARLGRVLEGTLQLTDILGTGAYGVVYLAVDLKTGGKYAVKCLSKFNPDGTPLESRQFAYQQREIRLHWKASEHSNVVQMLKIVNDPDCIYVILEYCPEGDLFLNITERGQYVGKDELSRNIFLQILDAVEHCHNLGIYHRDLKPENILVTDHGDTVKLADFGLATSDDRSEDYGCGSTFYMSPECLDPSARKPYYLCAPNDVWSLGVILVNLTCGRNPWKQASFQDSTYRAYAGSKDFLKTILPLSDELNDILGRIFEPIPEQRITLSELRTRIMACSMFTVPPMSSLPTPPASPNHITEYVSSEDAIIDDYEYDSLSPASSDDEGSLTSSDSTIDDLDDEFEQERQMPQTPPEFAPHTFDPEEPKEHQLIYHSQEFVPQKYSGPVPVPVAVPPQPMLCQQVPMPVQAHVPVSVQAPCQPKSYFPIWDMVKYVQQVPMLQHHVPFHQQVPFMPTFQGCY